attgtttttGGTACAAATTTTTCCTTAATTGTTTCATACATATCTGAAATGATTTCTGTTATGACTTCAATGTTTCGTGTCTCCCACGTCGTCAGTACTGACTATCTTTGAAAATAATCAATTGAAACCAAGAAAAATAAATCTGCTTAAAACGTTTTTGGAAACATTTAATCTGTCAACACATATTTTGAAGACAATTTGCtaatttaaataacatttaCTATTAATATCATTGATCATATCTGTCTTtaacattataataaaattagacTAAGGAATGGATGAGTTTCAATATAAACCATTATTTATATCAGTCATTTATGATCCTCTAGTTTGGTTTCAAATGTGAAATTGGATCctcttaaaaatgaaaaaaaaaaactaaaggctTGTAAATGTAATGTTCTGAACAAATGTAAATAAGGTTAGATCATCCAGTTCAAACACAAACGTGTTTGTTTGTTAGCTTGCACCCTGTAGTGTGCAATATCAACAACACAGTTCAGCCCTTCTCAAGACTTATTTGCTTTAGTGAATTCTTTGGGTTCAGTAAAGAAGCAAGGTAAGTTGTGGTCATGGAATGGCCACGACCACTCTTGTTCGCCATATAGCCATTCACTAGCCATGGATTGAAAAGAGAATCGCTCACCAATTTGTGGCTATTTATCAAGTTGCGACGAAAAAGTATTGACAAATCCATAACTATAACAAACAGTTTTTGTAGTGAATATATTGACTTTTACAGTTCTACTCCTATATTGAGCGGAAGTCATTAACTCAGCTAGAAAGACTTTGGACATTGTATCAAAGGTCACTGGTTCAAGTGGCAACTGAaacgaaactaatattacatgatATGGTTTGTGGATTTGTTGTGGCTTTCTTCATCAGAATTTTAAGGGTCAATAAATAGATCAATTAATCGACTAAAATTTACTCTATGTAACAGGAAATATGTCTCTTCATTATTGAATTATCAGAGTTAGGTGGCTGCTGGTCACACTTTGTCTTATGGACTTCCTTTTGATTTTCGACACACAAGAGAAGAAGACCGTGTGAAGTAAACCATTATAAACTTGTGATGGTAATGACTAATGATGTTCGTGATTATATGATCTTGAGGTattatattttgtgtatatatcaTCTTGTACGACTTTACAACGAAGTTAGAAAAATGTATTGTTCCATAAGATTCTAAAATGGATTTTTAGActatgtttattgttttaaacaGAAGTGTATATGCTaagtgactttttttttttgactgaaaATATGCTAAGTGACTTCCCTTGGGTCTTTTAAACTTATGTTTCTGGTCTTGGAAGAGTGACAAAACAAATTTTCACTTGTGTGTTTCTCTTACGAACAAAAGGAAAGTGAAAAACTTGACTCTGTCCCCCATGCAGAAAAGGATAAAGAGAGTTTTTCTCTGGAAGAATCTTACTTTATGGTCTGCTTCTCGATACAGTCAAAATCAAACtgagaaaaaagagagagaagatagGTTTTGCATCTATGCTCACTCCTTTTGTGTTTCACTTTGTCAGATTCCCAAAGTTCAGAAGAACTCAAAGATGTGATTCTAAAGTTGTCCAAGGACAAACCTTATAATAAGATAGCAAAATTATGGAGTCACTTAGTTGTTATAGGGGAGATATATTACGAGACATAGATTATATAGTAGCAATCAGTTAGTATTTTGAAAACAGAGCAACTTTAAGTTAATGGTTTGCTTTAGCAGAGGAAACACATGAGAGTTTGATGAAGACATAAGcctataattaatacaaatgtaattACAAAACCCCACAAAGCCcttaaaaatctataatatctGCTTCAAACTTCTCACCTTCACTAAAGATTTCAAACTTCAGACGCAATGTTCcttaaaaaaagagtaaaagagagCTAAACTTCACTTCCAAAATGCTACAAAGCAAGATGTGACTCCACCTTTGCAAAAACAGAGCGAGGCTTCACAAGCTATGAGTTCATAGCAAATATCTGAATCTGACAGTATGGATtgcccccccccaaaaaaaaaatagtagctTCTTGACGTGTAGAGGTCGCATAAAATTAGTAAGTGTCTGAAAATGAACAAAGCCCACATGAGACAAAACATTATAGTTACATGAAATATCTATAGAAAAAGTTGCATACCATGCACGTCGTATATATCAGAGCTATATCATACTCGTGTTGGCCGTCTCGAAGTTTTTGCTTTCCTGAAGAAGTAGTTTTGGAACAAAAGCTTATTAAAGTTGAGTTCTCTCTGCAGTAGAACTTTAACTAAAGTGGTCAagttctacaaaaaaaaaagtgccTTTAGTTCCCTTTAAAGCATAGAAATTAGAGAAAGAATaagcttttattttaaaacatgataACATTATCTGCTTTCAGAAAGACAAGTGCCACTGAAAAGAAGGAAAGAACAAGAACTCTGCATGCTAATAATCTTTTTAGAAACCAGTGATTATCGGTATTTGTGTAAAgttaaatccaaaaaaaaaatcttgaattgAGCATACACTAATGATCTAAGATTTTACTTTTTGTATTAACTTGCTTAAACCAACTTCAAGACAAAAGGCTTGATCTCACTCAGATAGCAAACTCAAAGAAGGGAAAGTTAAAGATCCAAAACTTGAAAGAAGATGAGGAGAACCTGTTGTGGATAGGATCAGGTCCATTTGGAACTTTTCGCTTGCTCACATGAAACAGATTCGCATCCTTACCACTAAACCGCAAAGGCTTGACGTTTTCTGTTGATGGAACACTTGGTGCAGAGTTTGCTAAGATACTGACAAGAAGAAACACAATGATAACTAGAGACACAACAGATCTAACCAAAGCTCTAATGCCATTTCCACCCATACTGCAGCTTATGTCCCTACAGCTTCCTGTTTAACGTGAACAACTGACCAACCAAACCCAAGAATAGACTGAGCAGAACATCCATGATGTTGGTGAAGTGACTGTCACATAAATAGAGAGATCTTTGGACAGAAGAAGctaaaaggaaaagagaagtgGGAAGCAAAAAAACAAGCATTCAAGTTGTTTTTATATACCTTGAACGATAAATCAGTGATTGGCCCTAATTTAAAGATGAAAAACATCTTATGTAACATATGGGCCCGTTAAGTACCTTTTTCTTTGCTTTGATTTGTGAATTTTCATGCAGCAAACTATTGGGGACCTCACAAGCTCCCCTaactatatactatattttaagcCATTTTAAAAGCATAGGACAGTGTAACTTCTGTGACTGAGTATTAGCAAGCCTACTACTTTCCTTTCCACTATCTTGAATCGCTTGGATGTTTCCttataacaaaaagaaaatcaattaaGACTGTAACAAAACATAAGTGAATAACAAACCTGTGAAAAGGAGCTAAAGctatatactatactatattTTAAGCCATTTTAAAAGCATAGGACAGTGTAACTTTTGTGACTGAGTATTAGCAAGCCTACTACTTTCCTTTCCACTATCTTGAATCGCTTGGATGTTTCctttaaacaaaaagaaaatcaattaaGACTGTAACAATACATAAGTGAATAACAAACCTGTGAAAAGGAGCTAAAGCTACAATTTTCTTTCTTGTTAAGTATTCCTTCCTTACCAAGATAAATCAAGCACTTATAATAAGGGTGCTTACTACACAATACCTCAAAGCAAATGATATGATTACCTTAAACTATAATCTTTACAAGAAACCAAGAATTAGAAACATATCCAAATTGTAAAGAAATCCATATCTGATTGACAGCTAGGGAAGATTGAGTCAGTTTGTTTCCATGTCACAAGCAACTTCCTTTTGGCCTTTGTGGGTAAGAGAAGCTTGCCTTATACATAGTAAAGCCAAAGTTCAAAGAGACCTGGCCCTACAATTTTCTTACTAAATATCTGTTTCCCCTATACTATTTAGGTATCTTAGACATGGTCAGGATGGTGTCCTTCGAATATTGATTCTTACAGTGATTGTGTGACCAAAGGCATTCCAACATTTCCCTCTAGATATTTCAATCTATGGAAAAATTGGTGATTAAAGTAGAACGCATTAGAAAGAAGGGAAGAAAGATTCGACATTTACTCTCAGTTAAGTCACTTTCATAAAAATTACTGATGTAATAACATAAATACATATAGAAATTTTGTGTAACATGTTTCCAATCAAAGAACTTGAGATGTAACAGCCACAATGATAGCaaatatatgtatttacatCTGAAACAAacagcctttttttttttggaactcgAAACAAACAACTTACTCTTGTATTTAAAGGTTGGAACAAAGTAGCtcttctatctttttttttggtagagcCTTTCATTACTtgatgcaaaagaaaaaaaagtttacacCATAGATGAATTAAGAGAAACAACAAGGGCTGCTTTAGCTAGTCTATCAGCAGCTTCATTGAAggataaaagaaaaagagatagaGTTCAAGGATGGACTCATCAGTCAATGTCGTGGAGGATGCCTTGAATAGCAGTCACAAAAGAGTTACCTGTAATGAGATCCGTGAGACTTTTACAATCTGTGACACAGAATAAGTTTTTAATACCTGTATTAACAGCAGAGGAGATAGCGTCTTTCATGGCCAGTGCCTCCGCTACCATAGCTGAAGCAACGAACCGCCGGTGAGAAGAGCCTTGGAGTAGAGAAACACCTGATTGGTTCTTTACGGTCCATCCCATTCCTCCCCTACCAGTCGCACTATCCCAAGCACCGTCAGAAAATCACTGTACGATTGTATTTAGGAAGGTCTCAAGTCGAAGGTCTCAAGTCGACGGGGCTTTGATGTTGTTGTCGAAGGCTTGAGAGGCTGAGCCAATTGCCATTCTCGACCATCTTTGATAGCCTTTATGATTAcctcattttcattaaaatgcCAAGTAGCTCTTCTATCTTACCTTATGCTCACTGTCTTTATCCGAACTATGTCTAGATGTGACTGATGAGAGTCACTGTGGCTTTAggattttcttggattttgagCCCATTTTGGTCCATATATAGTTTAGAGTCTTAATAACAGTAATTGCATGATTGTTACACTTCATTAGAAATATAGTttagatatcaaaataaataaatagataatatagttcaagatataaatttaatatatgtcaccatttttttgtataaaaatattatataatttacgaaTTTAATCCTTTTAAACGATGAATGttattttaatcttttaaaaaaattaatgatatttatttattcatttaaataaagtaatttttttttaaatatgttaatttaccaatttaattaaattttcattttaattcatttattacttcTATTTTACTATAATATTGACTatagttataatttataaaaatagtatataattttattttgttttataatttattaactaaaattaattttactatTCTTGTATTACTAGTTACGAAATTAATCAATGCattaattaaacaatatttaaatttttttgtaagattttgttagattttttctcaataGATTTCATAActagaaaaaacaaattacagttaaacttgatttattaatatctttctaattattttgatactttaggaatgttatatatttaataaattaatgtaagCAATCAAATAGATGTAATTGATTATATGAATCTAGTATGACTAATTTTATAGTAGATAAAACTggtgcttctcttttaatacaGAAGATTACTAGTTCTTTTCCGTTGTATCTTCTTCGGTTCAAAATGTAATTctgaaaaacaaatttatattaaaaattagaaaagttaaataaaaaataaaaaataaatgaaaaacagaACTATGAAATCTAGGTTGAAATTGTACATACCCTTGACAATTTATCGATGGTGTAAAAGGAATAGCTAGAGGAACATCGCAAAGTACAGGAAAATCGATAAGCTTTATATATGGATATGACTTTATAGCATCTTTAAAACACTGGCAGAGATCTCTTCGAGCTTGTGTTGTTGTTGCTTCGAGGTTTAGACTATATATAGCATTACAACAAACATCTGTTGGCTTCTCCCCTGGTTGCCTGACACCATGTAAACAAGGTTTCACTTTGTGTTTCATCATCGCACAAGTGATACTACACACAGTTTTAGCATGAAAAGTTGGAGAAACAATGGTCATTAAAACGATAGAAACTATGAAAACGGAATTACACATATTTTTAATTGGCTTTATGTAGTATGatttttggtttgtgattttttttgttagatgtgATAGGTGTATTTATACAATTTTGTGAAAATCTTGACCAcctaaaattagaaaaaaaatccccttattattatttgaggaactttatttattaatctttttcTCATGTGTGATTAACAAAATTATCATTACTTAGGTGTCATCATGAGAGTCCTCCTCGCacccttttttaaaaatacttctcTTTACTAGATAAATTACATGCAATGTCATTGCACATTAAAACTAGATAGTGattatactatttatttttcacATTAAATGTTTAATATCTAGGAATTTTTACTTCTTGTATATATGCATTTGCAGTTTTTAGaacattataacatttttaatatcctAGACGTAACTACATTTCTCGGATATGCATGAAGATAATGTTATCAAAGCCTCTACTTATTCTCATCTTCTCATGTGTCTATCtgcaaatataaaattaatcaaaCATCTTTGTATTAATCTTTGTAGAAAGACACattgtttttttgttagttgGGTTTTTGTCCAGGACAATATtgtataaacatatatttatttacttgaaaCATATAAGTTttgtcatatataatatatagaatatatatatgtttattatatatatataataaacatatatataatctatatattatatatgacaaAACTATATATGATTCAAGTAAATAAATAGGGAATCAGTCCTAGAATTTAAATAAATGGGGATTTGATTGTGTCTTTTAATATCAAATCCAATAATATTGGTTTTCTATATTTACTTGATTCTTTTTGCTAATTTTATGTTTGACCGTAATTTATGCAATAGAAAAAATATAGGATACTGATATACGCAATCAACATAACACAATATGGTTTCGGTTAATATGGGAAAATTACTACAAATTTATACACAACTTTCATGACCAATTAAAAATTATACACAAAATTGTAAGAATTTTTTTGCCATTAATCTCGCGATGGAATATATTTGATTGACTCAATTCTTGTGGCGTATAATTTGTTCCTTTCGTATCATATCATTCTATAgtctatgttttgttttatcctatattcataatttatattatgaaagcaATAGTTTTATTGCATATGtttcgttttattttaaattcataactaattttatataattatttgctTACTCTTATAGATTTGATTCCACGAACTACATTTCAATTACACCTAACCAATAACTAATCTAGGTCAATTCATTGAAATATACATCATAAATGTAGCATTCAATTTAGGGAAGTCTGTTAATGTATATGATTTggtttgttatttaaattaattgtcGTCTCATCATATTTTGGTTTGATCTTGTTAGACTTAGAATCTAACCGGTGACCAATGAATCAAAGAAAATAATGTATTCCTTACTATttctaattttgttttcattccaattttttttcattccttttattctaaaagaatataaaacaaatttgtttCTTACTAAAGATCGTACATTGTTACATCATTCAGTTATCATGTGTTGCTTGCTTGAGGTTGATGATAAAAGACTTTTATTAAGTTTTGCTAAAACTATGAACCATTAGGGAACATAACTGAACAAGAAACCATAAGCTTATTAAGAAGATAAGTAACATATCATCATGATTATCTTTCAGTATCGTTCTCAACTTTTGTCCTTCTAAGGTTTTGCTACCTTCAATGGCGAAAACCGGGTTTTCGCTATACAAAAATCTTTAATCCTTTAGTAAAGAGCTCTCATTATACTTTTATTTCTTAAGAAGAGCAAACTTTGCAGCTCTTTCTGCAATAACCATGGTCAGTGTCTGAACCCACCATGTAAGTTGGATTCTTCTTGCATTCCCCTGCCTTTGCCCACTTAGAGCAGCTCTCATTCTCGTCCACGCACCCAGACGTCTTGTTAACCACTCTGTCGAACGACTTAACATGAATCCATCTGGTTGCTGACCATTTCTCTCCCTCAACCACCGGACAACTACCATGTAAGCTGCTCGGATCTGTTGTCGCGTTCAGATGAAGATTGAAGAAGAGCAACGCGTCCCCTTTCACCGGTTTCACTGCATAGCCTTCCTTGGCACACTCGGTCCAGGTGTCATCTTTTGGTTGATTTGTTGCGcccttttaaaaatgttttgtgatCAAAACCCAACTAGAAATGAAAATCAAATGAGTTTTGTAATGTGATTTACCTCCCACATGGGAAACACTGTCTCTCCTCCTTTTTTGACGTTGGACAAGTACATCAATACAGTGGCGATCCTATGACCACCGAGCTGTAGGTTCACCTCGTCGTGGAAGTAGTCAAAATGCGGTTCGTATTTTTGACCGTTCTCATAGTGTAGTATCTGCATTGATTCTCCATTTTctgattgacaaaaaaaaagaaagaagagatgagTAAGAAACCAAGCTAGAAAAGCTATAGATATGTCTTGTACAATATACCCTCAGGGAGAAAGGTCCATGCGGCAAGTCTTGACTCCACATTAGATACTATCTCATCCTGCACATACACCAAAATGGCACCACCATTCAAAGCCCTTAGAGTAAACCGCAGAAGCAGAATCCTAAGAGCATGAttcggttcttagctttttttagttaaaagttaagagacgagttcttatattccgctaaaaaccccgcaataatcatgctctaagtttTTTACATTCAATCCTACATTCTATCCTGATTGGAGCTACATTAAGCCTTAGCATTACTGTGATCATTCTCAGAAGACAAGACATGTTCTGAAGTGAAGCTGACCTGTTTTTTGGAAAGGAACATTCCAGAGCTTGTGCGTACTTCACTCTCTACGC
This genomic stretch from Brassica napus cultivar Da-Ae chromosome C9, Da-Ae, whole genome shotgun sequence harbors:
- the LOC106401952 gene encoding CLAVATA3/ESR (CLE)-related protein 25, which codes for MGGNGIRALVRSVVSLVIIVFLLVSILANSAPSVPSTENVKPLRFSGKDANLFHVSKRKVPNGPDPIHNRKAKTSRRPTRV
- the LOC106397251 gene encoding probable prolyl 4-hydroxylase 7 isoform X2; the protein is MDYSRSFLAFSLCLILILPRASSASIRFLPRWSNRDDGSVIKQKTSASSLVFDPTRVTQLSWTPRVFLYKGFLSDEECDHFIKLAKGKLEKSMVADNDSGESVESEVRTSSGMFLSKKQDEIVSNVESRLAAWTFLPEENGESMQILHYENGQKYEPHFDYFHDEVNLQLGGHRIATVLMYLSNVKKGGETVFPMWEGATNQPKDDTWTECAKEGYAVKPVKGDALLFFNLHLNATTDPSSLHGSCPVVEGEKWSATRWIHVKSFDRVVNKTSGCVDENESCSKWAKAGECKKNPTYMVGSDTDHGYCRKSCKVCSS
- the LOC106397251 gene encoding probable prolyl 4-hydroxylase 7 isoform X1, with the translated sequence MDYSRSFLAFSLCLILILPRASSASIRFLPRWSNRDDGSVIKQKTSASSLVFDPTRVTQLSWTPRFVKVLIFMMILRAKYVTLCFCRVFLYKGFLSDEECDHFIKLAKGKLEKSMVADNDSGESVESEVRTSSGMFLSKKQDEIVSNVESRLAAWTFLPEENGESMQILHYENGQKYEPHFDYFHDEVNLQLGGHRIATVLMYLSNVKKGGETVFPMWEGATNQPKDDTWTECAKEGYAVKPVKGDALLFFNLHLNATTDPSSLHGSCPVVEGEKWSATRWIHVKSFDRVVNKTSGCVDENESCSKWAKAGECKKNPTYMVGSDTDHGYCRKSCKVCSS